Genomic window (Deltaproteobacteria bacterium):
CCGCAGATCCGTCACGATAAACCGGGTGCATGTCCCATTTGCGGGATGCCACTTGTACCGGTAACGGGCCAGGCCGCCAACAAGCTTGCTGTGGAAACCGATATTGTCCGGAGGCAGCCGCTTAACCGGGAAATACGGGCGGTCGGCAAACTCGCTGTCGATGAAACACGACTTGGATATATCACGGCCCGCGTGGGCGGACGTGTGGACCGGCTTTATGTGGGTTTTGTGGGAGCCCCCGTCAGGAGAAACGACCCGCTCGCGGAAATCTACAGTCCGGAACTGCTCGTCGCCCAGCGCGAACTGCTGCTCGCTGCCTCCAGGCCGGGCGCATCCGGACAGTTGCTGGAACTGGCCCGGACGAAACTCCGGTTATGGGGCCTGCTGCCAGCCCAGATAAGCGAAATTGAGGCATCCGGACAGCCCCGGACCCATATCACTCTTTTTGCGCCCCAGGCCGGAACAGTAATCGAAAGGAATGTTCTTGAAGGCCAGTACGTGAAAGAGGGTGATGTGCTGTTCCAGATTGCCGACTTGAGCACGCTGTGGCTCAACCTCGATATCTACGAAAGCGACTTGTCCTGGATACGAACCGGCCAGACAGTCGATATCAATGTTGAATCGTACCCCGGCGAATGGTTTTCGGGAACCGTCGCCTTTATTACACCGATGATGGATGACGCCACGCGTACGGTTCGGGTGCGCGTAAACGTCAGCAACCCGGATGGGCGGATGAAACCGCTGATGTACGCATCGGCGGTCATCCGTGTGCCGTGGAAGTCCGGAACAGAAAAATTGCCTCTGGCGGTTCGGGCCTCGGCAGTGCTGGATACCGGCACGCGCAAGGTTGTCTACCGGCAGACTCCAGACGGGAATTTTGAGCCTGTGGACGTAAAACTAGGCCCCCTGTCCCTGGGGGATGACGCGCAGTCCAGGCCCGGACGCTACTACCCAGTGATAGACGGACTCGGCGAAGGTGATGAGGTGGCCGTCCGCGGCGCTTATCTCATCGACAGCCAGCGGCAGATTGATGGATCGCCAAGCCTTCTGTACCCGGAAGGGCATGGCGGAACCCATGACCATTCCCATCACGGGCACTGAAACGCAGGGTATAAGAATCATGAGCTATCTTATCCGCTGGTGTCTCGATAACCGCCTCCTCGTCGTCATACTGTCGGCGGCCATCCTCGCTGGAGGCTTTCTTTCACTCCGCCATCTTCCGGTCGATGCAATTCCCGACATCGGCGAAAAACAGGTGATCGTTTACGCCGACTGGCCGGGCCGTTCCCCCCAGGATGTCGAAGACCAGGTGACCTACCCGCTTGGCGTAAGCCTTCAGGGAACACCCGGTGTCCGCAACATCCGCACCATGTCGGGATTCGGCTTTTCAATGGTATTCGTCATTTTCCGGGATGAGGTGGACTACTACTGGGCCCGCTCACGGACGCTGGAAAGGCTCAGTGCCGCGCAATCCCGCCTTCCTCAGGGGGTGGTGCCCGTCCTCGGCCCGGATGCGACGGCACTGGGACAGATCTACTGGTACACGCTGGAAGCCGATGGCGCGAATCCGGCCCAGCTCCGGTCCCTGCAGGACTGGTACGTCCGCTACCAGCTCAATGCGGTCGAGGGTGTATCCGAAGTCGCAAGTGTCGGAGGATATGTCCGGCAGTACCAGATCGATGTGCATCCCGACCGCCTGCGGGCTCACCGGGTCACGCTTCCGGAGGTGTACGAGGCTGTTGTCCGGAGCAATATCGACGTCGGAGCCAAGGTGGTCGAGCAGAACGGGCTTGAATTTTTCATCCGGGGTGTCGGGTTTCTCAAAGGCATCGAGGATATTGAAAACATTGTGATCCGGCAGGAAGGCGGAACTCCCCTCCTTGTCCGGAATGTCGCACACGTCACCATGGGCCCGGATTTCCGCCGTGGCGGCCTGGACAAGAGGGGCCGGGAGGCAGTGGGCGGAGCCGTCACCATGCGGTATGGCGAGAACCCCCTGGCAGTACTGGAACGGGTCAAGGAGCGGATCAGGGAGATAGAATCCGGCCTCACGATAACGCTTTCAGACGGCCGGCAGGTTCCGGTGCATATCGTCCCGTTCTACGACCGTAGCGCTATCATTCAGGAGACTCTCGATACACTGGCCAAGGCACTGACTGAGGAAGTGCTGGTTGTGGCCGGCATCGTGCTGGTCTTCCTGCTGCACCTGCGCAGTTCACTCGTCATACTTCCCACGCTGCCGCTGGCGCTCGCGAGCAGTTTTCTCCTGATGTACTGGCTGGGCGTCGACGGCAACATCATGTCCATGGCGGGTCTGGCCATCGCGATCGGCGACATTGCCGACATGGGCATCATCATGACCGAGAACATCTACCGGCGGCGGCTCGAGGAACCGGACCGTCCCCATCTGGAGCTGGTCCGGGAAGCAGCGGCCGAGGTGGCGACCCCCATCTTCACGGCCGTTTCAAACACGCTGATATCCTTTATCCCTGTCTTTTTTCTTACCGACCAGGAAGGGAAACTGTTCAAGCCGCTCGCTTATACAAAGACATTCGCCATCGGTGCGGCCGTGGTATTTGCCATCGTGCTGGTTCCAGTTCTTTCCTACTACCTGCTGAATCCGAAACGGCTTTCGGTGCGGGTTTCAGGCCTCGTGGCATCACTCACCGGGATAGCGGCCTCGATTGCATCGGGACTGCTGATTACCAGCTCACTCGAAGGCCGGGCCGGATGGACCGGCTGGCCGGCGGCCGCCGGTATCGGCGTGATTTCGGGTTTCATCGTTTACCGGCTGGGCCGCGAGCGCCTGATACCGGTGGATGACAACGTGGTATCACGCTTCATCCACGGTGCCTACCGTCCGGCGCTCCGGTGGGTACTCGCCCACAAGATGCTGTTCCTGATGCTGCCCGCCGGCCTCGTTGCCACCGGTTTCATGATTTTTGTCCGGACCGGGCGGGAGTTCATGCCACCTCTGGATGAGGGGTCCATTCTCTACATGCCATCCCTGCTTCCATCGGCGTCGCTGACCGAGGTACAGGCCGCACTGGCCAGGCAGAACGTGGCGATCGAATCGGTTCCGGAAATAGCCAGTGTCGTCGGCAAGTTCGGCCGCACCGATTCCCCCCTCGATCCGGCCCCGGTCAGCATGATCGAGACCGTGATCATGCTGAAACCAAAGGGACAGTGGCGGCCGGTCCCCGTCGAGCGGTGGCATACCGGAGTGCACTGGCTTTCCGTACTGCACCCGCTGCTAGACAGGGTGTGGCCTCCATACCGGGATCGCACGAAGGAGGATATTCTCGCCGAGCTACAGGAAGTTACCGATATCCCCGGGGTGCTGCCGACATGGCTCCAGCCAATCCAGACGCGCCTTATCATGCTGCAGACCGGATTCCGGGCGATGATGGGGGTGAAGATCTACGGCTCCGACCTGAAGGAAATCGAGCGTATCGGACTTGAAATGGAGCAGATCCTGAAAGCGGTCCCCGGCGCGACCGACATCGTGGCCGACCGGATCATCGGAAAGCCCTATCTGGAGTATGAAATCGACCGCCAGGCCATCGCCCGGTACGGGGTCAGCGTTCGTGATGTACAGGACATCATTGAAATGGGCATTGGCGGCGAAAACCTTACGAGTACGGTCGAAGGCCGTGAACGCTATCCAGTACGCGTCAGATACCCCAAGGAGTTGCGCGAGGATTTTGACAGCCTCCAGCGGATACCGGTTCCTGCCGCCACTGGCGCCCAGATTCCGATCTCGCAGCTTGCCCGCATACGGCACCGGACCGGCCCACAGGAAATCAAAGGCGAAAACGGCCTGCTGGTCGGCTATGTGACGATGAATACCCGCGACCGGGACGAAGTGAGCGTGGTTGAGGATGCCGAGCGGCTGCTTCGCGCCGAAAAGGAAAAAAGCGACCGCCTCCTCTCGGAAGGCCGGCCTGGAGAAGTCACGCTACACGTACCGCCCGGTTACCACTGGGAGTGGGGCGGGCAGTTCGAGAATCAGCGCCGGGCGGCGGAGCGGCTCGCCGTGCTCGTGCCACTCGTCCTTCTCGGAATGTTCATCATGATCTATCTGGGCTTCGGGAAATGGTGGCTCGCCCTGCTGGTGTTTTTTTCCATTCTGGTCGCGGCTTCCGGCGGTTTTATTCTCCTGAACTGGTGGGGAGCGAACCTGAGCGTTGCCGTATGGGTGGGCTTCATCGTGCTGTTTGGCGTCGCCGATGACGACAGCGTGGTGATGCTCTCTTACCTGGAACGGAACTTCAGGGACCGGCGGGAAACAGGCAGTCCTGTTTCCCGCGAGGAAATCCGCGAACTGGTCGTCAATGCAGGGCTGAAGCGCATCCGGCCCTCGCTCATGGCACTTTCCACCAGCGTGATCGGGCTCCTGCCGGTGATGCTCGCGCAGGGACGCGGATCCGATATCATGCAGCCCATGGCAATCCCCAGCGTCGGCGGCATGGCGATACACGTCATTACCCTGTTTGTAACGCCGTGCATCTACTGCGCCGTGATGGAGCGAAAACTCCTGGGATCTCACTGATTCTTCTCCACTGAAAATAACCGAGGTTGGCCGTGCCGCCGCCAAACAGGATCGGGTCCCTGGCGAGCCAGCGGCCGGTCCTGGGGTCGTAGTCCCGCGCCCCGAAGCGGTACAAACGCGTGTCGGGGTCGTGCAGCCCGCCCGCGCAGGGCGCCGCAGGCTGAAAGGAGAGAACAACGAAAACAGGAACAGAAGAATTGACGCACCAGCAGGAACAAAATTATTAACCGATCTCAGGGAAAAAGCGAAACTTTCAGGACACTACCACCATTTATACGTCACGAGGATGACAGGCGAGACGATGCATTCGCCGTGATCCACCAAGAAAGAAATGATGCACCAATCATCCCTGCTGTCCATATCAATACGACAAAAATCAAATTGTCTCGAACTGTTATTTTTGGATCAGATAATCGTGATATTTCTGGATTAGACTTCATGAAGATTAGATGTATATGGCCCCCGACTTCGCATTTTTCTTCCGGCCGAACGTAGCTATTATATACACACGATGTTGAGTATATTTGACTATTCACTTCA
Coding sequences:
- a CDS encoding efflux RND transporter permease subunit gives rise to the protein MRIMSYLIRWCLDNRLLVVILSAAILAGGFLSLRHLPVDAIPDIGEKQVIVYADWPGRSPQDVEDQVTYPLGVSLQGTPGVRNIRTMSGFGFSMVFVIFRDEVDYYWARSRTLERLSAAQSRLPQGVVPVLGPDATALGQIYWYTLEADGANPAQLRSLQDWYVRYQLNAVEGVSEVASVGGYVRQYQIDVHPDRLRAHRVTLPEVYEAVVRSNIDVGAKVVEQNGLEFFIRGVGFLKGIEDIENIVIRQEGGTPLLVRNVAHVTMGPDFRRGGLDKRGREAVGGAVTMRYGENPLAVLERVKERIREIESGLTITLSDGRQVPVHIVPFYDRSAIIQETLDTLAKALTEEVLVVAGIVLVFLLHLRSSLVILPTLPLALASSFLLMYWLGVDGNIMSMAGLAIAIGDIADMGIIMTENIYRRRLEEPDRPHLELVREAAAEVATPIFTAVSNTLISFIPVFFLTDQEGKLFKPLAYTKTFAIGAAVVFAIVLVPVLSYYLLNPKRLSVRVSGLVASLTGIAASIASGLLITSSLEGRAGWTGWPAAAGIGVISGFIVYRLGRERLIPVDDNVVSRFIHGAYRPALRWVLAHKMLFLMLPAGLVATGFMIFVRTGREFMPPLDEGSILYMPSLLPSASLTEVQAALARQNVAIESVPEIASVVGKFGRTDSPLDPAPVSMIETVIMLKPKGQWRPVPVERWHTGVHWLSVLHPLLDRVWPPYRDRTKEDILAELQEVTDIPGVLPTWLQPIQTRLIMLQTGFRAMMGVKIYGSDLKEIERIGLEMEQILKAVPGATDIVADRIIGKPYLEYEIDRQAIARYGVSVRDVQDIIEMGIGGENLTSTVEGRERYPVRVRYPKELREDFDSLQRIPVPAATGAQIPISQLARIRHRTGPQEIKGENGLLVGYVTMNTRDRDEVSVVEDAERLLRAEKEKSDRLLSEGRPGEVTLHVPPGYHWEWGGQFENQRRAAERLAVLVPLVLLGMFIMIYLGFGKWWLALLVFFSILVAASGGFILLNWWGANLSVAVWVGFIVLFGVADDDSVVMLSYLERNFRDRRETGSPVSREEIRELVVNAGLKRIRPSLMALSTSVIGLLPVMLAQGRGSDIMQPMAIPSVGGMAIHVITLFVTPCIYCAVMERKLLGSH
- a CDS encoding efflux RND transporter periplasmic adaptor subunit, giving the protein MKTFIEKYRTLIGSMAIVAGGLLIYLYLNPPADTSSLHSHDAGLETHGSHGTVTQAELWTCSMHPQIRHDKPGACPICGMPLVPVTGQAANKLAVETDIVRRQPLNREIRAVGKLAVDETRLGYITARVGGRVDRLYVGFVGAPVRRNDPLAEIYSPELLVAQRELLLAASRPGASGQLLELARTKLRLWGLLPAQISEIEASGQPRTHITLFAPQAGTVIERNVLEGQYVKEGDVLFQIADLSTLWLNLDIYESDLSWIRTGQTVDINVESYPGEWFSGTVAFITPMMDDATRTVRVRVNVSNPDGRMKPLMYASAVIRVPWKSGTEKLPLAVRASAVLDTGTRKVVYRQTPDGNFEPVDVKLGPLSLGDDAQSRPGRYYPVIDGLGEGDEVAVRGAYLIDSQRQIDGSPSLLYPEGHGGTHDHSHHGH